In the Salarias fasciatus chromosome 13, fSalaFa1.1, whole genome shotgun sequence genome, one interval contains:
- the LOC115398947 gene encoding calcium homeostasis modulator protein 2 has product MAAAALVTENFKFVSLFFKSKDVMIFNGLVALGTVAGQTAYNVFAFHCPCSSGRNYRYGLAAIGVPALVLFLVGVMLNRSTWDLVSECRLRNCRKLSGAAAFALLGTIVGRAVVAPLTWAGISLLRGQAYTCALCEFVDPGSLDGFPSHTGPDVLARFPCEGTVPEDLQRFWPTIERQLKYESQLIGWLLVAGISLVVFLALCMRRCSSPLGHRQEAYWALYRSCEQDLFERTAGAHARIRAADYVQNFFGFVSLSKEEEAERAEHGQQASPIRSRDWNLVTGVYLYREKEGLPLYSRLHKWATYRTEGDMEGMDKEMDLFS; this is encoded by the exons ATGGCTGCAGCGGCTCTCGTCACGGAGAACTTCAAGTTTGTGTCCCTCTTCTTCAAGAGCAAAGATGTGATGATCTTCAACGGTCTGGTGGCTCTGGGCACGGTGGCCGGTCAGACCGCGTACAATGTCTTCGCGTTTCACTGCCCCTGCTCCTCCGGGAGAAACTACCGCTACGGCCTGGCGGCCATCGGCGTGCCGGCGCTGGTGCTCTTCCTGGTGGGGGTCATGCTGAACAGGAGCACCTGGGACCTGGTGTCCGAGTGCCGGCTGAGGAACTGCCGGAAGCTGTCCGGCGCCGCGGCGTTCGCCTTGCTGGGCACGATCGTGGGCCGAGCGGTGGTGGCGCCGCTCACCTGGGCGGGGATCTCCCTGCTGCGGGGCCAGGCCTACACCTGCGCCCTCTGTGAGTTCGTGGACCCGGGCTCGCTGGACGGCTTTCCCAGCCACACCGGGCCCGACGTCTTGGCCAGATTCCCCTGCGAAGGAACCGTTCCAGAGGATCTGCAGAGGTTCTGGCCCACCATCGAACGGCAGCTGAAATATGAATCTCAG CTGATCGGCTGGCTGCTGGTGGCGGGGATATCCCTGGTGGTCTTCCTGGCTCTGTGCATGAGGCGCTGCTCGTCCCCGCTGGGACACCGCCAGGAGGCGTACTGGGCGCTGTACCGCTCCTGCGAGCAGGACCTGTTTGAGCGCACCGCCGGCGCCCACGCTCGCATCCGGGCTGCGGACTACGTCCAGAACTTCTTCGGCTTCGTGTCTCTGagcaaagaggaggaggcggagagggCGGAGCACGGGCAGCAGGCCAGTCCAATCCGGTCCAGGGACTGGAACCTGGTGACCGGGGTCTACCTGTACCGGGAGAAGGAGGGCCTGCCCCTCTACAGCCGCCTCCACAAGTGGGCCACCTACAGGACGGAGGGGGACATGGAGGGGATGGACAAAGAGATGGATTTATTCAGCTGA
- the calhm3 gene encoding calcium homeostasis modulator protein 3, whose translation MERLKLVLQYFQSNSESISNGICIVLALVSVKLYTSFDFNCPCLPQYNKLYSLGVMVVPPIILFFLGVLVNRHTGVMMDEWMRPTGNRSKNPAVVKYLFSAMIQRALLAPMVWILVTLLDGKIFICAFSMSVDPALFSGLPNSTGLDVVRVMAKVPCKEDVIFRNSSFRKAVSRYVRCYSQAVGWSILLLLIALGALARLVKPCFDDHATFLQTRYWSNYLDVEQKLFDETCVLHARDFARKCVVQFFEDVTEDAVLRLPHPPFIGSGSEEWERDGEEERLHGVTRQDQVDRLLNRWFHDKPELDVTRVAHRPRPCVTWEDRQGRTLYSDV comes from the exons ATGGAGCGCCTGAAGCTGGTCCTGCAGTACTTCCAGTCCAACTCGGAGTCCATCTCCAACGGGATCTGCATCGTCCTGGCCCTGGTCAGCGTCAAGCTCTACACCAGCTTCGACTTCAACTGCCCCTGCCTGCCGCAGTACAACAAGCTCTACTCGCTGGGCGTCATGGTCGTCCCGCCCatcatcctcttcttcctggGGGTCCTGGTCAACCGGCACACGGGCGTCATGATGGACGAGTGGATGAGGCCGACCGGAAACAGGTCCAAGAACCCTGCGGTGGTGAA gTATCTCTTCTCAGCCATGATCCAGCGGGCCCTGCTGGCCCCCATGGTCTGGATCCTGGTCACTCTGCTGGACGGCAAGATCTTCATCTGCGCCTTCAGCATGAGTGTGGACCCTGCTCTCttctcag GCCTGCCGAACAGCACGGGGCTGGACGTGGTCCGGGTCATGGCCAAGGTGCCCTGTAAGGAGGACGTCATCTTCAGGAACAGCTCCTTTCGCAAAGCGGTGTCGCGATACGTCCGCTGCTACTCCCAG GCCGTGGGCTGGtccatcctgctgctcctcatcgCGCTGGGAGCGCTGGCCCGCCTCGTCAAGCCCTGCTTCGACGACCACGCCACCTTCCTGCAGACCCGCTACTGGAGCAACTACCTGGACGTGGAGCAGAAGCTGTTCGACGAGACCTGCGTCCTGCACGCCCGGGACTTCGCCAGGAAGTGCGTGGTGCAGTTCTTCGAGGACGTGACGGAGGACGCCGTCCTCCGCCTGCCCCACCCCCCCTTCATCGGCAGCGGCAGTGAGGAGTGGGAGCGGGacggggaggaggagcggctccACGGCGTGACCCGGCAGGACCAGGTGGACCGGCTGCTCAACCGGTGGTTCCACGACAAGCCCGAGCTGGACGTGACCCGGGTGGCTCACAGACCCCGGCCCTGCGTGACCTGGGAGGACCGGCAGGGCCGCACGCTGTACTCCGACGTGTAG